The Natranaerovirga hydrolytica genome window below encodes:
- a CDS encoding HU family DNA-binding protein has translation MNKSDLVAAIAAQTELSKKDSEKVLKAFVDVVSEELANGGKVQLVGFGTFDVAERAAREGRNPQTGEPMKIPASKAPRFKAGKALKDSVNG, from the coding sequence ATGAACAAATCTGATTTAGTAGCTGCAATTGCAGCACAAACAGAGTTGAGCAAAAAAGACTCAGAAAAAGTATTAAAAGCTTTTGTTGATGTAGTTAGCGAAGAATTAGCTAATGGGGGAAAAGTTCAATTAGTTGGATTTGGAACATTTGATGTAGCAGAAAGAGCTGCTAGAGAAGGTAGAAATCCTCAAACTGGTGAACCAATGAAGATTCCTGCATCAAAAGCTCCAAGATTTAAAGCTGGAAAAGCTTTAAAAGATTCTGTAAACGGTTAA
- the mazG gene encoding nucleoside triphosphate pyrophosphohydrolase: MSEIIKDQYELNDLIGIMKVLRGKDGCPWDKEQTHSTLKESLIEEAYEVIEAINNNDNENLCEELGDLLLQVVFHAQIAKDNQTFNMGKVITTICQKLIRRHPHIFSNIELESIEEVNASWEAIKKQEKKLDTISEDMKRVPKELPALLRAKKVQKKAKRVGFDFQQRDQVIDKIKEELEEFELAYEANDVEEMEEEYGDLLFTMVNLSRFFNINPEFSLTNATEKFITRFEGIETLAQKEGYKLESMSLEEMDNLWKRIK, from the coding sequence GTGAGTGAAATTATTAAAGATCAATATGAATTAAATGACTTAATAGGAATAATGAAAGTATTAAGAGGTAAAGATGGTTGCCCTTGGGATAAAGAGCAAACCCACTCTACTTTAAAAGAAAGTTTAATTGAAGAAGCTTATGAAGTTATAGAAGCAATTAATAATAACGATAATGAAAATTTATGTGAAGAATTAGGAGATTTGTTATTGCAAGTGGTTTTTCATGCGCAAATTGCAAAAGATAATCAAACATTTAATATGGGAAAGGTAATAACCACTATTTGTCAAAAGCTAATCAGACGACATCCTCATATTTTTAGTAATATTGAACTAGAAAGCATTGAAGAGGTTAATGCTTCTTGGGAAGCTATAAAAAAACAAGAAAAAAAATTAGATACAATTAGTGAAGATATGAAAAGAGTACCTAAGGAATTACCAGCTTTACTTAGAGCTAAAAAAGTCCAGAAAAAGGCTAAAAGAGTAGGTTTTGACTTTCAACAAAGAGATCAGGTTATTGACAAAATCAAAGAAGAATTAGAAGAATTCGAATTAGCATATGAAGCAAATGATGTGGAAGAAATGGAAGAAGAATATGGAGATTTATTATTCACAATGGTGAATTTATCAAGATTTTTTAACATAAATCCGGAATTTTCCTTGACAAATGCCACAGAAAAGTTTATAACTAGATTTGAGGGCATTGAAACTCTAGCCCAAAAGGAAGGCTACAAGTTAGAATCCATGTCTTTAGAAGAAATGGACAACTTGTGGAAGCGTATAAAATAA
- the yabQ gene encoding spore cortex biosynthesis protein YabQ: MSEFIKIQSQVFLVAIGTGIVIGLFYDCIRIFRRIIKHSNFVINIEDMLFWIISSMILFITLFKQNNGIIRGYIIIGVIIGLMTYFSLFSKMLVTYVAKLINFILSILKKIITILFRPFTTILRFIFGYLKVFFSLLKKVFKAIHKQLKKTQKTVKILVKKI; encoded by the coding sequence TTGAGTGAATTTATTAAAATTCAAAGTCAGGTATTTTTGGTTGCTATAGGTACAGGCATTGTTATTGGTTTGTTTTATGACTGTATCAGGATTTTTCGCAGGATAATCAAACATTCTAATTTTGTAATCAATATAGAAGATATGCTTTTTTGGATCATTAGCAGTATGATATTATTTATAACATTATTTAAACAGAATAATGGGATTATAAGAGGGTATATTATAATCGGAGTCATTATTGGTTTGATGACGTATTTTTCCTTGTTCAGTAAAATGTTGGTAACATATGTGGCTAAATTGATTAACTTCATACTTTCTATATTAAAAAAAATAATAACCATTCTTTTCAGACCCTTTACAACTATATTAAGATTTATCTTTGGATATTTAAAAGTTTTTTTTTCTTTATTAAAAAAAGTATTCAAAGCAATTCATAAACAATTGAAAAAAACCCAAAAAACAGTTAAAATATTAGTAAAGAAAATATGA
- the yabP gene encoding sporulation protein YabP — MDDKMVKHGHKITINNRNSGLITGVIDVLSFDADEVVLETELGMLSIKGLDLHVNRLSVEKGEVDIDGEIESVIYSNQNMYNKSGGSLLGRLFR, encoded by the coding sequence ATGGACGATAAAATGGTGAAACACGGTCATAAAATAACAATTAACAATAGAAATTCTGGATTAATTACAGGCGTTATAGATGTTTTATCTTTTGATGCAGATGAAGTTGTGTTAGAAACGGAATTAGGTATGTTAAGTATTAAGGGCTTAGACCTTCATGTTAATCGGTTAAGCGTAGAAAAAGGAGAAGTTGATATTGATGGCGAAATAGAAAGTGTCATTTATAGTAATCAAAATATGTATAATAAATCAGGTGGCTCACTACTTGGAAGATTATTTAGATAG
- the spoVT gene encoding stage V sporulation protein T, with amino-acid sequence MKATGIVRRIDDLGRVVIPKEIRRTLRIREGDPLEIFTDKDGEIVLKKYSPIGELSAFAKQYAESLAQTTGHIICISDKDQIIAVSGGGKKDLYQKHISKELENTISERENIIATKDEKSFVNITDQDNDEYTSEVITPIISEGDAIGAVVFLNKDPKIKMGDTEQKLAFSAAGFLGKQMEQ; translated from the coding sequence TTGAAAGCAACAGGTATCGTAAGAAGAATTGATGATTTAGGTAGAGTAGTAATACCAAAAGAAATACGAAGAACATTAAGAATAAGAGAAGGTGATCCTTTAGAAATATTTACAGATAAGGATGGAGAAATTGTGCTCAAAAAATATTCTCCAATAGGCGAATTAAGTGCTTTTGCAAAGCAATATGCAGAGTCTTTAGCACAAACAACAGGACATATTATATGTATATCAGATAAAGATCAAATTATTGCTGTTTCTGGTGGCGGTAAAAAAGACTTATATCAAAAGCATATTAGCAAAGAGCTAGAAAATACAATTAGCGAAAGAGAAAATATTATAGCCACAAAAGATGAAAAAAGTTTTGTTAATATTACTGATCAAGACAATGATGAATACACAAGTGAAGTCATAACGCCTATAATTTCAGAAGGTGATGCTATTGGTGCAGTGGTATTTTTAAACAAAGACCCAAAAATTAAAATGGGTGATACCGAACAAAAATTGGCTTTTTCTGCAGCGGGATTTTTAGGAAAACAAATGGAACAATAA
- a CDS encoding RNA-binding S4 domain-containing protein produces MRLDKYLKVSRLIKRRSVANEACSAGRVIVNDKVAKSSLEVKEGDVIEIQFGTKTIKVEVINVKETSKKDEAKEMYKVL; encoded by the coding sequence ATGAGATTAGACAAGTACTTAAAGGTATCTAGGCTTATAAAAAGAAGAAGTGTTGCTAATGAAGCTTGTTCAGCAGGCAGAGTAATTGTAAATGATAAAGTAGCGAAGTCTTCTTTAGAGGTTAAAGAAGGAGATGTTATTGAGATTCAATTTGGAACAAAAACAATAAAAGTAGAAGTCATAAATGTTAAAGAAACAAGTAAAAAAGATGAAGCAAAAGAAATGTATAAGGTATTGTAA
- a CDS encoding peptidylprolyl isomerase, with the protein MKRRICIVMLVVILIISGCSVQETKNEAEEVIISINEQEVFLEEVEIYLKEIEKEFEAIGGKDIWETNFDGKTASEVAKERVIENIVQIKIINDKAKELGMDIDQEESESINEYVQNYKKSNEGNINETLVEQIFYESFIVNKVFEELTKGFEPNLEQTQEYINNDETLEFLYYLTLGQVRAKHILIEGEEHYKKAVEIQERAKDGEDFVSLVLEYSEDQASLEDNGEYTFYRGEMMPEFEEAAFNLEPGEISEVIETSYGYHIIQTEEFIDATENIVEQYEAYKEVLEEESIYVQKNNAFYKQYEEWKRNYTIRVNEEIWEDITLGIIIDEE; encoded by the coding sequence ATGAAAAGGCGTATTTGCATTGTAATGCTTGTTGTTATACTAATTATTTCTGGTTGTTCGGTTCAAGAAACAAAAAATGAAGCTGAAGAAGTCATCATATCTATAAATGAGCAAGAAGTTTTTTTAGAAGAGGTAGAAATATATTTAAAAGAAATTGAAAAAGAGTTTGAAGCTATTGGTGGTAAAGATATTTGGGAGACCAATTTTGATGGTAAAACAGCTTCAGAAGTAGCAAAAGAAAGAGTAATTGAAAATATTGTTCAAATAAAAATAATCAATGACAAAGCAAAAGAACTAGGAATGGATATAGACCAAGAAGAAAGTGAAAGCATTAATGAGTATGTACAAAATTATAAAAAATCCAATGAAGGAAACATTAATGAAACTTTAGTAGAACAAATATTTTATGAAAGCTTTATAGTCAATAAAGTTTTTGAAGAACTTACAAAGGGATTTGAACCAAACTTAGAGCAAACCCAAGAATATATTAATAACGATGAGACCCTTGAATTTCTATATTATTTAACCCTTGGGCAAGTTAGAGCCAAACATATCTTAATTGAAGGTGAAGAACATTATAAAAAGGCAGTTGAAATACAAGAAAGAGCCAAAGATGGAGAAGATTTTGTATCCTTGGTACTAGAATACTCTGAAGACCAAGCTTCGCTAGAAGACAATGGTGAATATACTTTTTATAGGGGAGAAATGATGCCAGAATTTGAAGAAGCGGCATTTAATCTTGAACCAGGAGAAATAAGTGAAGTTATAGAAACAAGTTATGGTTACCATATTATACAAACAGAAGAATTCATTGATGCAACAGAAAACATTGTAGAACAATATGAAGCTTATAAAGAGGTGTTAGAAGAAGAAAGTATCTACGTTCAAAAAAATAATGCCTTTTATAAACAATATGAAGAGTGGAAGAGAAATTATACCATTCGTGTGAATGAAGAGATTTGGGAGGATATCACACTGGGAATTATCATAGACGAAGAATAA